From Rhodamnia argentea isolate NSW1041297 chromosome 10, ASM2092103v1, whole genome shotgun sequence, a single genomic window includes:
- the LOC115739238 gene encoding uncharacterized protein LOC115739238, whose product MAVELISAFISEVWLRWNIRGFIILSVLLQISLVLFARIRKQTVDDRIVFLLWLVYLMANWVAVFTVGLISHNQGNLSALSVEHRAEHGAIYAFWASLLLSHFGGADTIVAFSLDDNKLWQRNVVSSIFQVATVLYVFVKVFPNDKSLVIPTMLVLFSSFIKNVEKLLALYLSSLPRLRESILSGYKYRKDAYSKLLEGNFLEYRYLDEEAHLPESVVVMCAYYFFHIFKVFFTDIIFKSDERQMSLEYFHRVSAMDALRVLSVELHFMYEVLHTKALAIRSKWSYIFRFVAFIGVTVAFILFHWSGKGQFLKYDVEVTYVLLFGEIALDVIAMFMLVFSDWTVAGIQYYSTGSSILGSFLCKLVSVSDNMRKPRFATCKTEANDNVTFTVLDTPLIFRRWSESISACNLFSEYFKESPRKMYKHNRCRGIIDFPDIRSFLFRLVEKSISCFHQEKPIMASTKYVSKNPFVKELWIFIFNEVRRKSRNADGPTEVRMIFEARGDLFLQSGLGEFHRGNLLEYVSDVNYEFSILTWHIATEMWYNREKPFTFRNNEREFSKILSDYMLYLFVNQSNVVSAVADIAQVTSSDTLCELEICIRDAIKDVEGLSKMLFEGPFTAFDPTTPLNRGINLAHEMERLEEMKWAVMSGVWVEMLCYAAVHIKGEAHMQVLSTGGELLTFVWLLMAHFGCFYKPGWGIHYNRDSM is encoded by the coding sequence ATGGCAGTCGAACTAATATCTGCATTCATTTCGGAGGTATGGCTGAGATGGAACATCCGAGGCTTCATCATACTGAGTGTCTTGCTTCAGATCTCTCTCGTTCTATTTGCACGCATTAGAAAGCAAACGGTGGACGACCGCATCGTTTTCCTCTTGTGGTTAGTATATTTGATGGCTAACTGGGTAGCTGTATTCACGGTTGGGCTCATCTCTCACAATCAAGGCAATCTGAGCGCTCTTTCAGTTGAACATCGAGCAGAACATGGAGCAATTTACGCATTTTGGGCCTCACTACTCTTATCACATTTTGGTGGTGCGGACACTATCGTTGCCTTCTCTCTAGACGACAATAAGCTTTGGCAACGGAATGTGGTGAGTTCCATCTTTCAAGTCGCTACTGTCCTTTATGTCTTTGTGAAGGTATTTCCCAATGACAAGTCGCTGGTAATCCCAACGATGCTAGTGTTATTTTCCTCGTTCATAAAAAATGTGGAGAAGTTACTGGCACTTTATCTCTCGAGCCTCCCGAGGCTCAGGGAGTCGATCCTCTCAGGGTATAAGTATAGGAAGGATGCATATTCCAAGTTACTTGAAGGCAATTTCCTGGAGTATAGATATTTAGATGAGGAAGCACACCTTCCCGAGAGCGTTGTGGTGATGTGTGCTTACTACTTCTTTCACATCTTTAAGGTCTTCTTCACAGATATCATCTTCAAAAGTGATGAACGCCAAATGAGCCTCGAATATTTCCACAGAGTTTCTGCAATGGATGCATTGAGGGTGTTATCAGTTGAACTCCATTTTATGTATGAGGTGCTCCATACAAAAGCGCTGGCAATACGATCCAAGTGGAGCTATATTTTCCGCTTCGTAGCCTTCATTGGTGTCACGGTGGCTTTCATCTTGTTTCATTGGTCGGGGAAGGGTCAGTTCCTCAAATACGACGTGGAAGTTACTTATGTCCTTCTCTTCGGAGAGATTGCTCTTGATGTGATAGCTATGTTCATGCTTGTTTTCTCCGATTGGACTGTTGCTGGAATCCAGTATTACAGCACAGGATCATCTATCCTAGGTTCATTTCTCTGCAAGTTGGTATCTGTCTCAGATAATATGAGGAAGCCCCGATTTGCCACATGTAAAACAGAGGCTAATGACAATGTTACTTTCACGGTCTTAGATACACCATTGATATTTCGAAGGTGGTCAGAATCCATCTCTGCGTGCAACCTTTTTTCCGAGTACTTTAAGGAGAGTCCGAGAAAGATGTATAAGCATAATCGGTGCCGCGGAATCATCGATTTTCCTGATATTCGCAGTTTTTTATTCCGTCTGGTTGAGAAGAGCATCTCTTGTTTCCATCAAGAAAAACCAATAATGGCGTCCACGAAGTATGTGTCCAAGAATCCTTTTGTTAAGGAGCTATGGATCTTTATTTTCAACGAGGTGAGACGTAAATCCAGGAATGCGGATGGCCCGACAGAGGTAAGGATGATATTCGAGGCTAGAGGTGATCTGTTTCTCCAGAGTGGACTGGGGGAGTTCCATCGTGGCAATCTTTTAGAGTATGTCAGTGACGTTAATTACGAATTCAGTATTTTAACGTGGCATATTGCTACTGAAATGTGGTACAACAGAGAGAAACCATTCACATTCAGAAATAACGAGAGGGAATTCAGTAAGATCCTCTCTGACTACATGTTGTATCTTTTTGTTAATCAGTCTAACGTGGTGTCCGCCGTGGCGGATATTGCCCAAGTCACATCATCCGACACACTGTGCGAGCTAGAGATCTGCATCCGTGATGCGATCAAGGATGTGGAGGGACTAAGCAAGATGTTGTTTGAGGGTCCTTTCACGGCCTTCGATCCCACAACCCCACTCAACAGGGGGATCAATTTGGCCCACGAGATGGAAAGGCTTGAGGAAATGAAGTGGGCGGTGATGAGCGGAGTGTGGGTGGAGATGCTGTGTTATGCAGCAGTTCATATTAAGGGAGAGGCTCATATGCAGGTGCTGAGCACAGGTGGAGAGCTTCTGACCTTTGTTTGGTTGTTGATGGCTCATTTCGGTTGTTTCTACAAACCTGGTTGGGGCATCCACTACAATAGAGATTCAATGTAG